The following are encoded together in the Babylonia areolata isolate BAREFJ2019XMU chromosome 30, ASM4173473v1, whole genome shotgun sequence genome:
- the LOC143275393 gene encoding WD repeat-containing protein 53-like has product MAVCHLTGGHSSPVLCVDVSPLSGMVASGSENGDLCLWSSTGELLHKFSRPDTDCTSVLFSREKSNTLYAAFGAEVLIIDTSQPDSVLFVFQSNQDEVNQVALDDKEQFLAACDDSGEIKVFGLGDRKVFKTLRFKHTNICSTVLFRSKRPWEVLSGGLDCRLVHWDFSRPKCLNQFNMQELHSTTSDVSAYMINPPFIHHLARSKDGSLTACALENGLVAVMDSTSKHLQEKFCLHAHQQGVAQVHFTSDTMLVSGGNDARIMVWDLSKAEQHDMQGEVVANGDSSPEDRRNESITEVCRVKTIAHPLKVNWLAPFLREEQWFVVVADQTSDLTVYPLS; this is encoded by the coding sequence ATGGCAGTGTGCCACTTGACTGGAGGCCACTCGAGTCCTGTGCTGTGTGTAGACGTCAGCCCTCTGTCAGGCATGGTGGCCAGTGGTAGTGAGAACGGAGACCTGTGTCTGTGGTCCAGTACGGGCGAACTCCTCCACAAGTTCAGCCGGCCTGACACAGACTGCACATCAGTGCTGTTCTCCAGAGAAAAGTCCAACACTCTGTATGCCGCTTTCGGTGCTGAGGTGTTGATCATCGACACATCCCAGCCAGACAGCGTGCTGTTTGTGTTCCAGAGCAACCAGGATGAGGTCAACCAGGTGGCACTGGATGACAAAGAGCAGTTTCTGGCGGCTTGTGATGACAGTGGGGAGATCAAGGTGTTTGGACTGGGGGACAGAAAGGTGTTCAAGACGCTACGCTTCAAGCACACTAACATCTGCTCCACTGTGCTTTTCCGCAGCAAGCGTCCTTGGGAGGTGCTGAGTGGAGGGCTTGACTGTCGCCTGGTGCACTGGGACTTTTCCCGCCCCAAGTGCCTCAACCAGTTCAACATGCAGGAGCTGCACAGCACCACAAGTGACGTATCGGCCTACATGATCAACCCCCCCTTCATCCACCACCTGGCCCGCAGCAAGGATGGCAGTCTGACAGCCTGTGCTCTGGAGAACGGGCTGGTGGCTGTGATGGACAGCACGTCCAAACACCTGCAGGAGAAGTTCTGTCTCCATGCCCACCAGCAGGGCGTGGCCCAGGTTCACTTCACCTCAGACACGATGCTGGTGTCCGGTGGCAATGATGCCCGGATCATGGTGTGGGACCTGAGCAAGGCGGAGCAGCATGACatgcagggggaggtggtggcCAATGGGGACAGCTCCCCAGAGGATCGACGCAACGAGAGCATCACGGAGGTGTGCAGGGTGAAAACGATCGCCCACCCTCTCAAGGTGAACTGGCTGGCGCCCTTCCTTCGCGAAGAgcagtggtttgtggtggtggccgATCAAACCAGTGACCTGACCGTGTATCCCTTGTCCTAA